One Mycolicibacterium sp. TUM20985 genomic window, GTTCACGGGCACGATGGCTCTCTCGGAGACACAGGCCGGCTCGTCGCTGGCGGACATCCTGACCCGGGCGGAGCCCCAGCACGACGGCACCTACCGGCTGTTCGGCTCGAAGATGTGGATCTCCGGTGCCGAACACGAGCTGACCGACAACATCGTCAACCTGGTGTTGGCGAAGATTCCCGGCGGGCCGGCCGGCACCAAGGGCATCTCGCTATTCATCGTGCCGAAATACCTCGTCGACCCCGACGGCGCCATCGGAGAGCGCAACGACGTCACGCTCGCCGGGCTGAATCACAAGATGGGCCAACGCGGTATCACCAACACCGTGCTGAACTTCGGCGAGGGCATCCACACGCCGGGCGGTGAACCGGGCGCCGTCGGCTACCTGGTCGGGGAACCCCATCGCGGGCTGATGTACATGTTCCACATGATGAACGAGGCCCGCCTCGCCGTCGGGATGGGTGCGGTGTCGCTGGGCTACACCGGTTACCTGAAGTCGGTCGAGTACGCGCGCGAACGCCCGCAGGGCAGGCTGGTCAAGGATCCGTCGACGCCGCAGGTGCCGATCGTCGAGCACGCCGACGTCAAGCGAATGCTGTTGGCGCAGAAGTCCTATGTCGAAGGCGGGCTGGCGCTCGGTCTGTACTGCACCAAGCTGATCGACCTGCAGCGCACCGCGGAGTCCGCTGAGGAGGCCGCCCACGTCACCGATCTGCTCGACATCCTGGTGCCGGTGGCCAAGAGCTGGCCGTCGCAGTGGTGCCTAGAGGCGAACAGCCTGGCCATCCAGGTCCACGGCGGCTACGGCTACACCCGCGAGTACGACGTCGAGCAGCACTACCGTGACAACCGGCTGAACCCCATCCACGAGGGAACCCACGGCATCCAGAGCCTGGACCTGTTGGGTCGCAAGGTGACTCAGCGCGGAGGCGCCAGTCTCGTCGAGCTCGGCGGGACCGTGTCCGCGACCATTGCGCAGGCGGAGGCCGCCGGGGGCGAGGCAGCCGACCTGGCCTCGTCGCTGACCGCCTCCTGGCAGCGCGTGCTCGACGTGACGGGCGCGATGTTCGCCGCCGGTGAACCCGAGGCAGCGCTGGCCAACAGTGCGATCTACCTGGAGGCGTTCGGTCACGTCGTCATGGCCTGGATCTGGCTGGAGCAATTCCTCGCGGCCGAGAGAGCAGACGGTGACTTCGCCAGCGATTTCTACAATGGCAAGCGCCAAGCCGCGCGGTACTTCTTCCGCTACGAACTTCCGCGCACCGCACCGCAGTGGGATCTCTTGGCGCAGCTGGACCGCACCACGCTCGAGATGCGCGACGCCTGGTTCTAGAACTCGATGATCTGGCGAACCGCGCGGCCGTCGGCGAGCTCGTCCATGCCGCCGTTGATCTGATCGATGCCGATCGTCGCCGACACCAGTGACTCGATCGGCAGCCGGCCTGCGCGCCACATTTCGACGAACCGCGGAATGTCGCGCGCCGGGACCGTAGAGCCCAGATAGCTGCCGATCAGTGACCTACCCTCGGCCACGAAACCCAAGGGCGACAGAGTGATTCGCGCATCGGGATGGGGCAGTCCGACCGTGACAGTGCGGCCACCCGGCGCAGTCAGCGCGATCGCCGTCTCCAGGGCGGCGGGGTGGCCGGCGGCCTCGATCACGATGCGTGCCTTCAGGTCACCCGCCTGATCGGGCGTGACGGCGGTGCACGCGCCGAGGCTCGTCGCGAGCGCGAGCTTGTCCGCGAGTTGGTCGACGGCGATCACGTCGACGTCGTCGTGGGCGAGTGCGGTGATCAACGCGGCCATGCCCACCCCGCCCATGCCGACGATCGCTACGGTGTCACCGGGCCGCGGCTGACCCGCGTTGAGCACCGCCCCGCCACCCGTCAGCACCGCGCAGCCCAACAACGACGCCACCACGGCTGGAACGTCCCGGTCGACCGGCACGACGGAGCGGCGGTCGACCACGGCGTGCGTCGCGAAGGCCGAGACGCCGAGGTGGTGCAGCACCG contains:
- a CDS encoding acyl-CoA dehydrogenase, which gives rise to MKSTLLSRRDLDFLLYEWLRVDELTKRQRFAEHSRDTFDGVLDLSEELAEKYFAPHNKKSDAQEPTFDGDRVMVIGEVKQAIDAFAQADLIGASMDEALGGAQLPVCVAQAAFAYVSAANVSTSGYLMLTVANANLVAKFGDDQQIEAFVKPMLAGRFTGTMALSETQAGSSLADILTRAEPQHDGTYRLFGSKMWISGAEHELTDNIVNLVLAKIPGGPAGTKGISLFIVPKYLVDPDGAIGERNDVTLAGLNHKMGQRGITNTVLNFGEGIHTPGGEPGAVGYLVGEPHRGLMYMFHMMNEARLAVGMGAVSLGYTGYLKSVEYARERPQGRLVKDPSTPQVPIVEHADVKRMLLAQKSYVEGGLALGLYCTKLIDLQRTAESAEEAAHVTDLLDILVPVAKSWPSQWCLEANSLAIQVHGGYGYTREYDVEQHYRDNRLNPIHEGTHGIQSLDLLGRKVTQRGGASLVELGGTVSATIAQAEAAGGEAADLASSLTASWQRVLDVTGAMFAAGEPEAALANSAIYLEAFGHVVMAWIWLEQFLAAERADGDFASDFYNGKRQAARYFFRYELPRTAPQWDLLAQLDRTTLEMRDAWF
- a CDS encoding alcohol dehydrogenase catalytic domain-containing protein encodes the protein MKIRGAVLDQIGAPPRYVESTPLTITELELAPPGDTELLVRIEAAGLCHSDLSVVNGSRVRPVPMLLGHEAAGIVEQVGAAVGDLAVGQRVVMTFLPRCGECTACATDGLAPCLPGSAANAEGVLLAGGTRLSTDAGPVLHHLGVSAFATHAVVDRRSVVPVDRDVPAVVASLLGCAVLTGGGAVLNAGQPRPGDTVAIVGMGGVGMAALITALAHDDVDVIAVDQLADKLALATSLGACTAVTPDQAGDLKARIVIEAAGHPAALETAIALTAPGGRTVTVGLPHPDARITLSPLGFVAEGRSLIGSYLGSTVPARDIPRFVEMWRAGRLPIESLVSATIGIDQINGGMDELADGRAVRQIIEF